One segment of Solanum stenotomum isolate F172 chromosome 1, ASM1918654v1, whole genome shotgun sequence DNA contains the following:
- the LOC125877656 gene encoding uncharacterized protein LOC125877656, with amino-acid sequence MVVKDDEIVFNSIFSLMEKSDDEENQDEKLRACSPTRNLVPLRVGNRNSVSFEVELEEKLKASEFKLVASLEKNSQLMKDLSKIKEELNHSLKWSDSSKILSNLANQKFNNKKGLACRQIKLPYNPHRKYVSVSDNLLCTHCERNGHLKEKCDSLKRKRGSSQCWYMDSGCSRHMTGDTQNFLSLEAHQGGGVSFGDGKKGFILGIGKIGRSAAYSIDNVHYVNGLKYNLLSVSQICYKGNEVKLLSDWCLVTNRITNKVVMSVKRVKNMYVADLDPIKGDNLTCLSSQTDNANIWYRRLGHVSFSLLNKLVAGELVPGLPKLKFSNNKVCEACVRGKQMKLSSKLKKGVSTTRPLELLHIDRTCHNPKKRRQDDFFAENGIHHKFSTPRTSQQNGVVERNNRTLVDISRTMLIDSGLPMNFWAEAINTTCNVTSKCLIRTVIKKTPYEFVNDRKPSIAHLKPFGCKCFVLNNGKDDLGKFDARSDEGVFVGYSSTSKAYIVFNKRTLCVEENMHVIFDESYEKSKDELNEDIELEELMKGQQEKVIQTPGSKQISKDGKGAELIEEPCPSGAAHDGDV; translated from the exons ATGGTTGTCAAAGATGACGAAATCGTGTTCAACTCCATTTTCTCACTCATGGAAAAATCGGACGATGAAGAGAATCAGGATGAG AAACTGAGAGCATGCAGCCCAACGAGGAACCTGGTACCTCTGAGGGTGGGAAACAGAAACTCAGTGAGCTTTGaggttgaattagaagagaagtTAAAGGCATCTGAGTTTAAATTAGTTGCTTCTCTTGAAAAGAATTCTCAACTAATGAAGGACCTTAGTAAGATCAAAGAAGAGCTGAACCATTCCCTAAAATGGTCTGATTCGTCTAAAATCCTTTCAAACTTAGCTAATCAGAAGTTCAATAACAAAAAGGGCTTAGCTTGTAGACAGATAAAACTTCCCTACAATCCACACAGGAAATATGTCTCTGTTTCTGACAATCTTCTGTGTACCCATTGTGAAAGAAATGGTCATCTTAAAGAAAAATGTGACTCTCTAAAAAGA AAGAGAGGAAGCAGTCAGTGCTGGTACATGGATAGTGGATGCTCAAGGCATATGACTGGAGACACTCAAAACTTCCTCTCATTGGAAGCACACCAGGGTGGTGGTGTGTCGTTTGGTGATGGGAAGAAGGGTTTCATTCTTGGAATTGGGAAAATAGGAAGATCAGCAGCATACTCCATAGACAATGTTCATTATGTGAATGGTTTGAAATACAATCTCTTAAGTGTATCTCAAATCTGTTATAAGGGAAATGAAGTCAAATTGTTGTCTGACTGGTGCCTAGTTACTAACCGTATAACTAACAAAGTTGTCATGTCTGtcaaaagagtaaaaaatatgtatgttgCAGATCTTGACCCAATAAAAGGGGACAATCTTACATGTCTAAGTTCTCAAACTGACAATGCAAATATATGGTATAGACGATTGGGGCATGTGAGCTTTTCACTGCTGAACAAGCTTGTTGCAGGGGAACTTGTCCCCGGACTACCTAAGCTGAAGTTTTCTAACAACAAAGTTTGTGAGGCCTGTGTAAGGGGGAAACAAATGAAATTGTCTTCCAAATTGAAGAAAGGTGTAAGCACAACCAGACCCCTAGAACTTCTCCACATTGATAGGACCTGTCATAATCCAAAGAAGAGGAGGCAagat GATTTTTTTGCTGAAAATGGAATTCATCACAAATTTTCTACACCAAGGACTTCTCAGCAAAATGGGGTTGTGGAGAGGAATAACAGGACCCTAGTGGATATTTCTAGAACCATGTTGATTGACTCAGGACTTCCAATGAACTTTTGGGCAGAAGCAATCAACACAACTTGCAATGTTACAAGCAAATGTCTCATCAGGACAGTGATCAAGAAAACCCCGTATGAGTTTGTTAATGACAGGAAACCTTCAATTGCTCATCTGAAGCCTTTTGGTTGCAAATGCTTCGTATTGAACAATGGAAAGGATGATCTTGGTAAGTTTGATGCCAGGAGTGATGAAGGGGTTTTTGTTGGGTATTCCTCTACTAGCAAGGCATACATAGTTTTCAACAAAAGAACTCTATGTGTTGAAGAAAACATGCATGTGATTTTTGATGAATCTTATGAGAAGAGCAAAGATGAACTAAATGAAGACATTGAATTGGAGGAACTGATGAAGGGTCAACAAGAGAAAGTAATCCAAACTCCTGGAAGTAAGCAGATTTCAAAGGATGGAAAAGGTGCAGAACTCATAGAGGAACCTTGTCCCTCCGGTGCAGCTCATGACGGAGATGTTTAG